In Macadamia integrifolia cultivar HAES 741 chromosome 5, SCU_Mint_v3, whole genome shotgun sequence, a single window of DNA contains:
- the LOC122079329 gene encoding polyadenylation and cleavage factor homolog 4-like isoform X1, with protein sequence MEEERFVVSSRENPRNLGFVPERGSGTGSSSNNSKVMPNDLIQKPPPPVLDRFRALLKEREEELRVSDEDDVPAPSAEDIVRLYEEVLSELTFNSKPIITELTIIAGEQREYGDGIADAICARILEVPVEQKLPSLYLLDSIVKNIGCEYVRYFASRLPEVFCEAYRQVHPSLHPAMRHLFGTWSAVFPPLVLRIIEAELKLASSVNHPSSGLTVLKSSESPSPRPTHGIHVNPKYLEARCQFEHSTMDTRHSGGGSSSLQIYGQKPAIGYDEYDIDHSDVLGTQKLGSPQGAVRTSSVGGIDRLHPSKNRLTRSSSPSRIGHPRSLSPLADRFTTDTSPGRVVERASPSHFGIDSRLGRKSDGKNGDGERTDWWKRWSTDNYQQVENSSAYLSNGPDQQSPRALIDAYGNYGGKNTLTEKPLNIGRIDVNGLSIKTDKRWQNNEEEEYVWEDMSPTLADRSRSNDLMPHNPPLDSFNGRAGLGRSGAASLEHDYRMGNWPSRGQLAKDDNAEDGVSALGFGHGSMSKKPLSGPGTRNESTRIPSSHYPREPWSLPHHFPRSLQPNLDPNTRARTGQMSYPAGGMAMSAGQKLGLQIENFPDTEGQFQRFSSAMSRMGSSSPDSSNVDLVSPMMPMSTLEKHLGQKPHSPPLGQFPWPPVNVPRSHPLPLPPILPQQKQIKSPFDVMDVNKPILNQIPNKSSMLPGQQVDAFERKTHSSSKLVQWPNRQVGLISLNQKNQGEASVRQLQLVQPQDAGESFVPSAAPQVSSHLMTQSLNQGQIPQGHGPVMSSILSNPMPGVSSSVTIPSIYNNSFHLQGGSLPPLPPGPPPTSSQMGPMPQNVGPIGMQAPTGSPFSGLISSLMAQGLISLTTSASVEDSVGVDFNPDLLKVRHESAIKALYADLPRQCTTCGVRFKCQEEHSSHMDWHVTKNRISKNRKQKPSRKWFVSTSVWLSGAEALGTDAVPGFLPTEAVVEKRVDEEMAVPADENQNVCELCGEPFDDFYSDETEEWMYKGAVYLNAPDGSTAGMDRSQLGPIVHAKCRSESTVASPEDFVLDEGDKEGNQRKKMRS encoded by the exons ATGGAAGAAGAGAGGTTCGTCGTCTCCTCCAGAGAGAACCCTAGAAATTTAGGGTTTGTACCAGAACGTGGTTCGGGCACCGGCAGCAGTAGCAATAATAGCAAGGTCATGCCCAATGACCTCATCCAGAAGCCTCCTCCCCCAGTTCTGGATCGGTTTAGGGCTCTTTTGAAGGAGAGGGAAGAGGAGTTGAGGGTCTCTGACGAGGACGATGTTCCAGCGCCGAGTGCTGAAGACATTGTTCGACTTTACGAAGAGGTTTTGTCGGAGCTTACGTTCAATTCGAAGCCTATCATAACCGAGCTAACGATAATCGCCGGAGAGCAGAGGGAGTACGGCGATGGAATTGCTGATGCAATTTGCGCCCGGATTCTCGAG GTGCCTGTTGAGCAAAAATTgccttctttatatcttcttgATAGTATCGTGAAGAACATTGGTTGTGAATATGTGAGATACTTTGCTTCCCGTCTCCCTGAG GTATTTTGTGAAGCATATAGGCAAGTTCACCCTAGCTTGCATCCAGCCATGCGGCACCTATTTGGCACCTGGTCAGCGGTATTCCCACCTTTAGTTCTTCGCATAATTGAGGCAGAGCTAAAATTGGCTTCTTCTGTAAACCATCCGTCATCTGGCTTGACGGTTTTAAAATCGTCCGAATCTCCATCTCCTCGACCAACTCATGGAATACATGTGAATCCAAAATATTTGGAGGCGAGATGTCAATTTGAACATTCAACCATG GATACTCGACATTCAGGAGGGGGTTCATCAAGTCTACAGATATATGGACAGAAGCCTGCCATTGGGTATGATGAATATGATATTGATCATTCAGATGTCCTGGGAACCCAGAAATTAGGATCTCCTCAGGGTGCTGTTCGTACATCATCTGTTGGTGGGATAGACAGACTACACCCTTCAAAAAATAGACTTACAAGGTCCTCTTCTCCTTCAAGAATTGGGCATCCTAGATCCTtatcgccattggctgataggttCACAACTGATACTTCACCAGGAAGGGTTGTTGAAAGGGCTTCTCCATCTCATTTTGGAATTGATTCCAGGCTTGGCAGAAAGAGTGATGGGAAGAATGGGGATGGGGAGAGGACTGACTGGTGGAAACGTTGGTCTACTGACAATTATCAGCAGGTAGAAAATTCTAGTGCATACCTCAGTAATGGACCTGATCAGCAAAGTCCAAGAGCTCTAATTGATGCTTATGGAAATTACGGAGGGAAAAATACACTGACTGAGAAGCCTCTGAACATTGGCCGGATTGATGTAAATGGTCTAAGCATTAAAACGGATAAAAGATGGCagaataatgaagaagaagagtatgtTTGGGAAGATATGAGCCCAACTTTAGCAGACCGTAGTAGGAGTAATGATCTGATGCCACATAATCCTCCTCTAGATAGCTTCAACGGAAGAGCTGGTTTAGGAAGATCAGGTGCTGCAAGCTTGGAACATGATTACAGAATGGGTAATTGGCCTAGTCGGGGTCAGCTAGCAAAGGATGACAATGCTGAAGATGGAGTTTCTGCCCTTGGT TTTGGACATGGATCCATGAGTAAGAAGCCTCTGAGTGGTCCAGGAACTCGAAATGAATCCACTCGGATTCCAAGTTCTCACTATCCTCGGGAGCCTTGGAGTTTACCTCATCACTTCCCTCGGTCCTTACAACCAAACCTGGACCCAAACACAAGAGCAAGAACTGGTCAGATGTCGTACCCAGCAGGTGGAATGGCTATGTCAGCTGGTCAGAAACTGGGACTTCAGATTGAAAATTTTCCAGATACTGAGGGACAATTTCAAAGATTCTCTAGTGCAATGTCAAGAATGGGTTCTTCGAGCCCAGATTCTTCGAACGTGGATCTTGTGTCACCTATGATGCCAATGTCAACGCTGGAAAAGCATCTGGGACAAAAGCCTCATTCGCCTCCCCTGGGACAATTTCCTTGGCCTCCAGTTAATGTGCCTAGATCTCATCCACTTCCTTTGCCCCCTATTCTTCCACAACAGAAGCAAATTAAGAGTCCATTTGATGTAATGGATGTTAACAAGCCAATCCTGAATCAAATTCCAAACAAATCTTCCATGTTGCCTGGGCAGCAGGTGGATGCTTTTGAAAGGAAAACACATAGTTCAAGCAAGCTGGTGCAATGGCCCAATCGGCAGGTTGGATTGATTTCATTGAATCAGAAAAACCAGGGAGAAGCTTCAGTGCGACAGCTGCAATTAGTTCAGCCTCAGGATGCTGGGGAAAGTTTTGTTCCCTCTGCTGCTCCTCAGGTCTCATCTCATTTAATGACACAATCCTTGAATCAGGGACAAATTCCACAAGGGCATGGCCCCGTTATGAGTTCAATTTTGTCCAATCCAATGCCTGGGGTTTCTTCCTCTGTAACTATACCTAGTATATACAATAACTCATTCCATTTGCAGGGTGGATCCTTGCCTCCTTTACCTCCTGGTCCTCCTCCTACCTCATCACAAATGGGACCCATGCCTCAAAATGTGGGCCCTATTGGAATGCAGGCACCAACTGGAAGTCCATTCTCTGGTCTCATTAGTTCTCTCATGGCTCAGGGTTTGATTTCATTGACAACTTCGGCTTCAGTGGAG GATTCTGTTGGAGTTGACTTCAATCCGGATCTTCTCAAGGTTCGGCATGAATCTGCGATAAAGGCTTTATATGCTGATCTTCCAAGACAGTGCACAACATGTGGTGTGCGTTTCAAATGTCAAGAGGAACACAGTAGTCACATGGATTGGCATGTGACCAAGAATCGGATATCTAAAAACCGTAAGCAGAAACCCTCTCGCAAGTGGTTTGTGAGTACTAGTGTGTGGCTCAGTGGTGCAGAGGCATTGGGAACTGATGCAGTTCCTGGGTTTTTGCCTACTGAAGCTGTTGTGGAAAAAAGGGTTGATGAAGAAATGGCTGTTCCTGCTGATGAGAATCAGAATGTGTGTGAATTGTGCGGGGAGCCTTTTGACGACTTTTATAGCGACGAGACTGAGGAATGGATGTATAAAGGGGCTGTCTATTTAAATGCACCTGATGGATCAACAGCAGGCATGGATAGATCTCAGCTGGGTCCAATTGTTCATGCAAAGTGCAGATCAGAGTCTACAGTAGCTTCCCCTGAAGATTTTGTACTAGATGAAGGG GATAAAGAGGGtaatcaaagaaaaaagatgCGGAGTTAG
- the LOC122079329 gene encoding polyadenylation and cleavage factor homolog 4-like isoform X3: MEEERFVVSSRENPRNLGFVPERGSGTGSSSNNSKVMPNDLIQKPPPPVLDRFRALLKEREEELRVSDEDDVPAPSAEDIVRLYEEVLSELTFNSKPIITELTIIAGEQREYGDGIADAICARILEVPVEQKLPSLYLLDSIVKNIGCEYVRYFASRLPEVFCEAYRQVHPSLHPAMRHLFGTWSAVFPPLVLRIIEAELKLASSVNHPSSGLTVLKSSESPSPRPTHGIHVNPKYLEARCQFEHSTMDTRHSGGGSSSLQIYGQKPAIGYDEYDIDHSDVLGTQKLGSPQGAVRTSSVGGIDRLHPSKNRLTRSSSPSRIGHPRSLSPLADRFTTDTSPGRVVERASPSHFGIDSRLGRKSDGKNGDGERTDWWKRWSTDNYQQVENSSAYLSNGPDQQSPRALIDAYGNYGGKNTLTEKPLNIGRIDVNGLSIKTDKRWQNNEEEEYVWEDMSPTLADRSRSNDLMPHNPPLDSFNGRAGLGRSGAASLEHDYRMGNWPSRGQLAKDDNAEDGVSALGFGHGSMSKKPLSGPGTRNESTRIPSSHYPREPWSLPHHFPRSLQPNLDPNTRARTGQMSYPAGGMAMSAGQKLGLQIENFPDTEGQFQRFSSAMSRMGSSSPDSSNVDLVSPMMPMSTLEKHLGQKPHSPPLGQFPWPPVNVPRSHPLPLPPILPQQKQIKSPFDVMDVNKPILNQIPNKSSMLPGQQVDAFERKTHSSSKLVQWPNRQVGLISLNQKNQGEASVRQLQLVQPQDAGESFVPSAAPQGGSLPPLPPGPPPTSSQMGPMPQNVGPIGMQAPTGSPFSGLISSLMAQGLISLTTSASVEDSVGVDFNPDLLKVRHESAIKALYADLPRQCTTCGVRFKCQEEHSSHMDWHVTKNRISKNRKQKPSRKWFVSTSVWLSGAEALGTDAVPGFLPTEAVVEKRVDEEMAVPADENQNVCELCGEPFDDFYSDETEEWMYKGAVYLNAPDGSTAGMDRSQLGPIVHAKCRSESTVASPEDFVLDEGDKEGNQRKKMRS, translated from the exons ATGGAAGAAGAGAGGTTCGTCGTCTCCTCCAGAGAGAACCCTAGAAATTTAGGGTTTGTACCAGAACGTGGTTCGGGCACCGGCAGCAGTAGCAATAATAGCAAGGTCATGCCCAATGACCTCATCCAGAAGCCTCCTCCCCCAGTTCTGGATCGGTTTAGGGCTCTTTTGAAGGAGAGGGAAGAGGAGTTGAGGGTCTCTGACGAGGACGATGTTCCAGCGCCGAGTGCTGAAGACATTGTTCGACTTTACGAAGAGGTTTTGTCGGAGCTTACGTTCAATTCGAAGCCTATCATAACCGAGCTAACGATAATCGCCGGAGAGCAGAGGGAGTACGGCGATGGAATTGCTGATGCAATTTGCGCCCGGATTCTCGAG GTGCCTGTTGAGCAAAAATTgccttctttatatcttcttgATAGTATCGTGAAGAACATTGGTTGTGAATATGTGAGATACTTTGCTTCCCGTCTCCCTGAG GTATTTTGTGAAGCATATAGGCAAGTTCACCCTAGCTTGCATCCAGCCATGCGGCACCTATTTGGCACCTGGTCAGCGGTATTCCCACCTTTAGTTCTTCGCATAATTGAGGCAGAGCTAAAATTGGCTTCTTCTGTAAACCATCCGTCATCTGGCTTGACGGTTTTAAAATCGTCCGAATCTCCATCTCCTCGACCAACTCATGGAATACATGTGAATCCAAAATATTTGGAGGCGAGATGTCAATTTGAACATTCAACCATG GATACTCGACATTCAGGAGGGGGTTCATCAAGTCTACAGATATATGGACAGAAGCCTGCCATTGGGTATGATGAATATGATATTGATCATTCAGATGTCCTGGGAACCCAGAAATTAGGATCTCCTCAGGGTGCTGTTCGTACATCATCTGTTGGTGGGATAGACAGACTACACCCTTCAAAAAATAGACTTACAAGGTCCTCTTCTCCTTCAAGAATTGGGCATCCTAGATCCTtatcgccattggctgataggttCACAACTGATACTTCACCAGGAAGGGTTGTTGAAAGGGCTTCTCCATCTCATTTTGGAATTGATTCCAGGCTTGGCAGAAAGAGTGATGGGAAGAATGGGGATGGGGAGAGGACTGACTGGTGGAAACGTTGGTCTACTGACAATTATCAGCAGGTAGAAAATTCTAGTGCATACCTCAGTAATGGACCTGATCAGCAAAGTCCAAGAGCTCTAATTGATGCTTATGGAAATTACGGAGGGAAAAATACACTGACTGAGAAGCCTCTGAACATTGGCCGGATTGATGTAAATGGTCTAAGCATTAAAACGGATAAAAGATGGCagaataatgaagaagaagagtatgtTTGGGAAGATATGAGCCCAACTTTAGCAGACCGTAGTAGGAGTAATGATCTGATGCCACATAATCCTCCTCTAGATAGCTTCAACGGAAGAGCTGGTTTAGGAAGATCAGGTGCTGCAAGCTTGGAACATGATTACAGAATGGGTAATTGGCCTAGTCGGGGTCAGCTAGCAAAGGATGACAATGCTGAAGATGGAGTTTCTGCCCTTGGT TTTGGACATGGATCCATGAGTAAGAAGCCTCTGAGTGGTCCAGGAACTCGAAATGAATCCACTCGGATTCCAAGTTCTCACTATCCTCGGGAGCCTTGGAGTTTACCTCATCACTTCCCTCGGTCCTTACAACCAAACCTGGACCCAAACACAAGAGCAAGAACTGGTCAGATGTCGTACCCAGCAGGTGGAATGGCTATGTCAGCTGGTCAGAAACTGGGACTTCAGATTGAAAATTTTCCAGATACTGAGGGACAATTTCAAAGATTCTCTAGTGCAATGTCAAGAATGGGTTCTTCGAGCCCAGATTCTTCGAACGTGGATCTTGTGTCACCTATGATGCCAATGTCAACGCTGGAAAAGCATCTGGGACAAAAGCCTCATTCGCCTCCCCTGGGACAATTTCCTTGGCCTCCAGTTAATGTGCCTAGATCTCATCCACTTCCTTTGCCCCCTATTCTTCCACAACAGAAGCAAATTAAGAGTCCATTTGATGTAATGGATGTTAACAAGCCAATCCTGAATCAAATTCCAAACAAATCTTCCATGTTGCCTGGGCAGCAGGTGGATGCTTTTGAAAGGAAAACACATAGTTCAAGCAAGCTGGTGCAATGGCCCAATCGGCAGGTTGGATTGATTTCATTGAATCAGAAAAACCAGGGAGAAGCTTCAGTGCGACAGCTGCAATTAGTTCAGCCTCAGGATGCTGGGGAAAGTTTTGTTCCCTCTGCTGCTCCTCAG GGTGGATCCTTGCCTCCTTTACCTCCTGGTCCTCCTCCTACCTCATCACAAATGGGACCCATGCCTCAAAATGTGGGCCCTATTGGAATGCAGGCACCAACTGGAAGTCCATTCTCTGGTCTCATTAGTTCTCTCATGGCTCAGGGTTTGATTTCATTGACAACTTCGGCTTCAGTGGAG GATTCTGTTGGAGTTGACTTCAATCCGGATCTTCTCAAGGTTCGGCATGAATCTGCGATAAAGGCTTTATATGCTGATCTTCCAAGACAGTGCACAACATGTGGTGTGCGTTTCAAATGTCAAGAGGAACACAGTAGTCACATGGATTGGCATGTGACCAAGAATCGGATATCTAAAAACCGTAAGCAGAAACCCTCTCGCAAGTGGTTTGTGAGTACTAGTGTGTGGCTCAGTGGTGCAGAGGCATTGGGAACTGATGCAGTTCCTGGGTTTTTGCCTACTGAAGCTGTTGTGGAAAAAAGGGTTGATGAAGAAATGGCTGTTCCTGCTGATGAGAATCAGAATGTGTGTGAATTGTGCGGGGAGCCTTTTGACGACTTTTATAGCGACGAGACTGAGGAATGGATGTATAAAGGGGCTGTCTATTTAAATGCACCTGATGGATCAACAGCAGGCATGGATAGATCTCAGCTGGGTCCAATTGTTCATGCAAAGTGCAGATCAGAGTCTACAGTAGCTTCCCCTGAAGATTTTGTACTAGATGAAGGG GATAAAGAGGGtaatcaaagaaaaaagatgCGGAGTTAG
- the LOC122079329 gene encoding polyadenylation and cleavage factor homolog 4-like isoform X2 — MEEERFVVSSRENPRNLGFVPERGSGTGSSSNNSKVMPNDLIQKPPPPVLDRFRALLKEREEELRVSDEDDVPAPSAEDIVRLYEEVLSELTFNSKPIITELTIIAGEQREYGDGIADAICARILEVPVEQKLPSLYLLDSIVKNIGCEYVRYFASRLPEVFCEAYRQVHPSLHPAMRHLFGTWSAVFPPLVLRIIEAELKLASSVNHPSSGLTVLKSSESPSPRPTHGIHVNPKYLEARCQFEHSTMDTRHSGGGSSSLQIYGQKPAIGYDEYDIDHSDVLGTQKLGSPQGAVRTSSVGGIDRLHPSKNRLTRSSSPSRIGHPRSLSPLADRFTTDTSPGRVVERASPSHFGIDSRLGRKSDGKNGDGERTDWWKRWSTDNYQQVENSSAYLSNGPDQQSPRALIDAYGNYGGKNTLTEKPLNIGRIDVNGLSIKTDKRWQNNEEEEYVWEDMSPTLADRSRSNDLMPHNPPLDSFNGRAGLGRSGAASLEHDYRMGNWPSRGQLAKDDNAEDGVSALFGHGSMSKKPLSGPGTRNESTRIPSSHYPREPWSLPHHFPRSLQPNLDPNTRARTGQMSYPAGGMAMSAGQKLGLQIENFPDTEGQFQRFSSAMSRMGSSSPDSSNVDLVSPMMPMSTLEKHLGQKPHSPPLGQFPWPPVNVPRSHPLPLPPILPQQKQIKSPFDVMDVNKPILNQIPNKSSMLPGQQVDAFERKTHSSSKLVQWPNRQVGLISLNQKNQGEASVRQLQLVQPQDAGESFVPSAAPQVSSHLMTQSLNQGQIPQGHGPVMSSILSNPMPGVSSSVTIPSIYNNSFHLQGGSLPPLPPGPPPTSSQMGPMPQNVGPIGMQAPTGSPFSGLISSLMAQGLISLTTSASVEDSVGVDFNPDLLKVRHESAIKALYADLPRQCTTCGVRFKCQEEHSSHMDWHVTKNRISKNRKQKPSRKWFVSTSVWLSGAEALGTDAVPGFLPTEAVVEKRVDEEMAVPADENQNVCELCGEPFDDFYSDETEEWMYKGAVYLNAPDGSTAGMDRSQLGPIVHAKCRSESTVASPEDFVLDEGDKEGNQRKKMRS, encoded by the exons ATGGAAGAAGAGAGGTTCGTCGTCTCCTCCAGAGAGAACCCTAGAAATTTAGGGTTTGTACCAGAACGTGGTTCGGGCACCGGCAGCAGTAGCAATAATAGCAAGGTCATGCCCAATGACCTCATCCAGAAGCCTCCTCCCCCAGTTCTGGATCGGTTTAGGGCTCTTTTGAAGGAGAGGGAAGAGGAGTTGAGGGTCTCTGACGAGGACGATGTTCCAGCGCCGAGTGCTGAAGACATTGTTCGACTTTACGAAGAGGTTTTGTCGGAGCTTACGTTCAATTCGAAGCCTATCATAACCGAGCTAACGATAATCGCCGGAGAGCAGAGGGAGTACGGCGATGGAATTGCTGATGCAATTTGCGCCCGGATTCTCGAG GTGCCTGTTGAGCAAAAATTgccttctttatatcttcttgATAGTATCGTGAAGAACATTGGTTGTGAATATGTGAGATACTTTGCTTCCCGTCTCCCTGAG GTATTTTGTGAAGCATATAGGCAAGTTCACCCTAGCTTGCATCCAGCCATGCGGCACCTATTTGGCACCTGGTCAGCGGTATTCCCACCTTTAGTTCTTCGCATAATTGAGGCAGAGCTAAAATTGGCTTCTTCTGTAAACCATCCGTCATCTGGCTTGACGGTTTTAAAATCGTCCGAATCTCCATCTCCTCGACCAACTCATGGAATACATGTGAATCCAAAATATTTGGAGGCGAGATGTCAATTTGAACATTCAACCATG GATACTCGACATTCAGGAGGGGGTTCATCAAGTCTACAGATATATGGACAGAAGCCTGCCATTGGGTATGATGAATATGATATTGATCATTCAGATGTCCTGGGAACCCAGAAATTAGGATCTCCTCAGGGTGCTGTTCGTACATCATCTGTTGGTGGGATAGACAGACTACACCCTTCAAAAAATAGACTTACAAGGTCCTCTTCTCCTTCAAGAATTGGGCATCCTAGATCCTtatcgccattggctgataggttCACAACTGATACTTCACCAGGAAGGGTTGTTGAAAGGGCTTCTCCATCTCATTTTGGAATTGATTCCAGGCTTGGCAGAAAGAGTGATGGGAAGAATGGGGATGGGGAGAGGACTGACTGGTGGAAACGTTGGTCTACTGACAATTATCAGCAGGTAGAAAATTCTAGTGCATACCTCAGTAATGGACCTGATCAGCAAAGTCCAAGAGCTCTAATTGATGCTTATGGAAATTACGGAGGGAAAAATACACTGACTGAGAAGCCTCTGAACATTGGCCGGATTGATGTAAATGGTCTAAGCATTAAAACGGATAAAAGATGGCagaataatgaagaagaagagtatgtTTGGGAAGATATGAGCCCAACTTTAGCAGACCGTAGTAGGAGTAATGATCTGATGCCACATAATCCTCCTCTAGATAGCTTCAACGGAAGAGCTGGTTTAGGAAGATCAGGTGCTGCAAGCTTGGAACATGATTACAGAATGGGTAATTGGCCTAGTCGGGGTCAGCTAGCAAAGGATGACAATGCTGAAGATGGAGTTTCTGCCCTT TTTGGACATGGATCCATGAGTAAGAAGCCTCTGAGTGGTCCAGGAACTCGAAATGAATCCACTCGGATTCCAAGTTCTCACTATCCTCGGGAGCCTTGGAGTTTACCTCATCACTTCCCTCGGTCCTTACAACCAAACCTGGACCCAAACACAAGAGCAAGAACTGGTCAGATGTCGTACCCAGCAGGTGGAATGGCTATGTCAGCTGGTCAGAAACTGGGACTTCAGATTGAAAATTTTCCAGATACTGAGGGACAATTTCAAAGATTCTCTAGTGCAATGTCAAGAATGGGTTCTTCGAGCCCAGATTCTTCGAACGTGGATCTTGTGTCACCTATGATGCCAATGTCAACGCTGGAAAAGCATCTGGGACAAAAGCCTCATTCGCCTCCCCTGGGACAATTTCCTTGGCCTCCAGTTAATGTGCCTAGATCTCATCCACTTCCTTTGCCCCCTATTCTTCCACAACAGAAGCAAATTAAGAGTCCATTTGATGTAATGGATGTTAACAAGCCAATCCTGAATCAAATTCCAAACAAATCTTCCATGTTGCCTGGGCAGCAGGTGGATGCTTTTGAAAGGAAAACACATAGTTCAAGCAAGCTGGTGCAATGGCCCAATCGGCAGGTTGGATTGATTTCATTGAATCAGAAAAACCAGGGAGAAGCTTCAGTGCGACAGCTGCAATTAGTTCAGCCTCAGGATGCTGGGGAAAGTTTTGTTCCCTCTGCTGCTCCTCAGGTCTCATCTCATTTAATGACACAATCCTTGAATCAGGGACAAATTCCACAAGGGCATGGCCCCGTTATGAGTTCAATTTTGTCCAATCCAATGCCTGGGGTTTCTTCCTCTGTAACTATACCTAGTATATACAATAACTCATTCCATTTGCAGGGTGGATCCTTGCCTCCTTTACCTCCTGGTCCTCCTCCTACCTCATCACAAATGGGACCCATGCCTCAAAATGTGGGCCCTATTGGAATGCAGGCACCAACTGGAAGTCCATTCTCTGGTCTCATTAGTTCTCTCATGGCTCAGGGTTTGATTTCATTGACAACTTCGGCTTCAGTGGAG GATTCTGTTGGAGTTGACTTCAATCCGGATCTTCTCAAGGTTCGGCATGAATCTGCGATAAAGGCTTTATATGCTGATCTTCCAAGACAGTGCACAACATGTGGTGTGCGTTTCAAATGTCAAGAGGAACACAGTAGTCACATGGATTGGCATGTGACCAAGAATCGGATATCTAAAAACCGTAAGCAGAAACCCTCTCGCAAGTGGTTTGTGAGTACTAGTGTGTGGCTCAGTGGTGCAGAGGCATTGGGAACTGATGCAGTTCCTGGGTTTTTGCCTACTGAAGCTGTTGTGGAAAAAAGGGTTGATGAAGAAATGGCTGTTCCTGCTGATGAGAATCAGAATGTGTGTGAATTGTGCGGGGAGCCTTTTGACGACTTTTATAGCGACGAGACTGAGGAATGGATGTATAAAGGGGCTGTCTATTTAAATGCACCTGATGGATCAACAGCAGGCATGGATAGATCTCAGCTGGGTCCAATTGTTCATGCAAAGTGCAGATCAGAGTCTACAGTAGCTTCCCCTGAAGATTTTGTACTAGATGAAGGG GATAAAGAGGGtaatcaaagaaaaaagatgCGGAGTTAG